The following proteins come from a genomic window of Carassius auratus strain Wakin chromosome 18, ASM336829v1, whole genome shotgun sequence:
- the LOC113118121 gene encoding Golgi apparatus protein 1-like, which produces MASCGRVQLLLLFMSLCLLSVRSLKPLPGFGNVHPPAAAMHQQFRAAIPNPGNNAVAAAASSGAQSKRSTGWKLAEEEACRDDVTRLCPKHTWTNNLSVLECLQDKKEDTEIAADCNHLLWNYKLNLTTDPKFESVALEVCTSTMLELKECADEERGKGYLMSCLVDHRANITERQCHQYITKMTSIIFSDFRLICGFMDKCREDINTLQCGSIAVGEKDLHSQGEVIACLERALVREAEQQDKARQIKDACKKSIMRVAELSADDFHLDRYLYFSCRDDRERFCEHTQVGEGRVYKCLFNHKFEEAMSEKCRNALTTRQKLIAQDYKVSYSLAKACKADLRKYRCNPDSSMPRAREARLSYLLLCLESAVHRGRTVTGDCQGEMLDYRRMLMEDFSLSPEIVLHCRGEIEAHCSGLHRKGRTLHCLMRVTRGDKGTVDNLCQTALQTLIQSADPGADYRIDRALNEACESVIQTACKHIRSGDPMILSCLMEHLYTEKMVQDCEHRLLELQYFISRDWKLDPILYRKCQNDASRLCYTPGWNESSELMPPGAVFSCLYRHAYRTEEQGRRLTRDCKVEVQRVLHQRALDVKLDPELQKRCLTDLGKWCSEKTDTGQELECLQDHLEDLVSNCRDVVGNLTELESEDIQIEALLIRACEAVIQSHCHDVADNQIDMGNLLECLVQNKHQREMNDKCAVGVTHFQLVQMKDFRFSYKFKMACKEDVLKLCPNIKKKADVVICLSTTVRNDTLQDVKDQRVSLKCRKQLRVEELEMSEDIRLEPELHDACKKDINKLCSSVAYGNAQIIECLKENKKQLTPVCHQKIFKLQETEMMDPELDYQLMRVCKQMIKRFCTESDAKSMLQCLKLNKNSELMDPKCKQMITKRQITQNTDYRLNPVLRKACKADIPKFCQSILSKASDANELEGQVISCLKLKYADQRLSGDCEDQIRVILQESALDYRLDPQLQVHCRNEITRLCAEEAAAQEQTGQVEECLKNNLLKIKQEECKTEVLNMLKESKADIFVDPVLHTACALDLKHHCAAINPGRGRQMSCLMEALQDKQVRLQPECKRRLQDRIDMWSYAAQVAPAEGFSDLAAQVMTSPSKNYILLMIALAVSILFLVGLLCGRITKRVTRELKDR; this is translated from the exons GACACAGAGATTGCTGCAGACTGCAACCAT CTGTTGTGGAACTACAAGCTGAATCTGACCACAGATCCGAAGTTTGAGTCCGTGGCGCTGGAAGTGTGTACGAGCACCATGCTAGAG CTGAAAGAGTGTGCAGATGAGGAGCGGGGGAAAGGCTATCTGATGTCCTGCCTGGTGGACCACCGCGCCAACATCACAGAACGCCAGTGCCATCAGTACATCACTAAGATGACCAGCATCATCTTCAGCGACTTTCGGCTCATATGTGGCTTTATGGACAAATGCAGAGAAGACATCAACACCCTGCAGTGTGGAAGCATCGCAGTTGGAGAAAAA GACCTGCATTCCCAGGGTGAGGTGATTGCGTGTCTTGAGAGGGCTCTGGTCCGGGAAGCAGAGCAGCAGGATAAAGCTCGTCAAATCAAGGATGCCTGCAAAAAGTCCATCATGAGAGTGGCTGAACTATCAGCAGACGACTTCCACCTCGACCGCTACCTCTACTTTTCCTGCCGAGATGACCGCGAGCGCTTTTGTGAGCAT ACCCAGGTGGGAGAGGGCAGAGTGTACAAATGCCTGTTCAACCATAAATTTGAGGAAGCAATGTCAGAAAAG TGCAGAAACGCCCTGACCACTCGGCAAAAGCTCATTGCTCAAGATTATAAAGTCAGTTACTCCCTCGCGAAGGCCTGTAAAGCAGACTTACGCAAATACCGCTGTAACCCAGACAGCAGCATGCCTCGCGCCCGAGAGGCCAGACTCTCCTACCTCCTCCTCTGCCTGGAGTCTGCTGTTCACAGAG GCCGTACAGTGACCGGAGACTGTCAGGGTGAGATGCTGGACTACAGACGCATGCTAATGGAAGATTTCTCTCTGAGTCCTGAGATCGTGTTGCATTGTCGAGGAGAGATCGAGGCGCACTGCTCAGGACTGCACCGCAAGGGACGCACCCTGCACTGCCTCATGAGAGTCACCCGCGGGGACAAGGGCACGGTGGACAACCTCTGTCAGACAGCA ctCCAGACTCTTATCCAGTCAGCAGACCCTGGTGCTGATTACCGGATTGATCGTGCTTTAAATGAAGCCTGTGAGTCTGTGATCCAGACGGCCTGCAAACACATCCGCAGCGGAGACCCTAT GATTCTGTCTTGTTTAATGGAGCATCTTTACACAGAGAAGATGGTTCAAGACTGTGAACACCGTCTTCTGGAGCTGCAGTACTTCATTTCAAGAGACTGGAA GCTTGATCCTATCTTATACCGTAAATGTCAGAACGACGCGTCCAGACTGTGTTACACCCCGGGCTGGAACGAGAGCAGTGAGCTGATGCCTCCTGGCGCTGTGTTCTCCTGCCTCTACCGCCACGCTTACCGGACAGAAGAGCAGGGCAGACGG CTCACCAGGGATTGTAAGGTGGAAGTCCAGAGAGTTCTTCACCAGAGAGCTCTGGATGTGAAGCTGGACCCTGAGCTCCAGAAACGCTGCTTGACTGACCTGGGCAAATGGTGCAGTGAGAAGACCGACACCGGACAG GAGCTGGAGTGTCTTCAGGACCATCTTGAGGACCTGGTGTCAAACTGCAGAGATGTGGTGggcaacctgacagaactggaatCTGAG GACATTCAGATTGAAGCCCTGCTGATCCGAGCTTGTGAAGCGGTCATCCAGAGCCACTGCCAC GACGTAGCTGATAATCAGATAGACATGGGGAATCTTCTGGAATGCCTGGTGCAGAACAAACATCAGAGGGAAATGAATGATAAATGTGCTGTGGGCGTCACTCATTTCCAGCTG GTTCAGATGAAGGACTTCCGCTTCTCCTACAAGTTCAAAATGGCCTGTAAAGAGGACGTACTCAAACTCTGTCCCAACATTAAGAAGAA GGCGGATGTGGTCATCTGTTTGAGCACCACGGTGAGGAACGACACTCTACAGGATGTGAAAGATCAGCGTGTGTCTCTCAAATGTCGGAAACAGCTGAGGGTGGAAGAGCTGGAGATG TCGGAGGACATTCGACTGGAGCCAGAGCTGCACGATGCTTGTAAGAAGGATATCAACAAGCTTTGCTCCTCTGTAGCCTATGGAAATGCTCAG ATCATTGAGTGCCTCAAAGAGAACAAGAAGCAGCTGACCCCGGTGTGTCATCAAAAGATCTTTAAGCTTCAGGAAACTGAAATGATGGATCCAGAGCTGGACTATCAGCTCATGAGAGTGTGCAAGCAGATGATCAAG CGTTTTTGCACCGAGTCGGATGCTAAGAGCATGCTGCAGTGTCTGAAGCTGAACAAGAACAGCGAGCTAATGGATCCCAAGTGTAAGCAGATGATCACCAAGAGACAAATCACTCAGAACACAG actaCAGATTGAACCCAGTGTTGAGGAAGGCTTGTAAAGCAGACATACCCAAGTTCTGTCAAAGCATACTCAGTAAAGCCAGTGATGCCAATGAACTGGAGGGTCAAGTCATATCCTGCCTCAAACTCAAGTATGCAGACCAG CGGTTGTCAGGAGACTGTGAGGATCAGATCAGAGTGATTCTTCAGGAGTCAGCGCTCGACTACCGGCTCGATCCACAGCTCCAGGTTCACTGCAGGAATGAG atcACGCGGCTGTGTGCAGAGGAAGCTGCTGCGCAGGAACAGACGGGTCAAGTGGAGGAGTGTCTGAAGAACAACCTACTGAAAATTAAACAGGAGGAGTGCAAGACG GAGGTGTTGAACATGCTCAAAGAAAGCAAAGCAGACATATTTGTGGATCCAGTCTTGCACACGGCCTGTGCTCTGGATTTGAAACACCACTGTGCAGCCATCAACCCTGGAAGAGGCAGAC AAATGTCCTGTTTGATGGAAGCTCTGCAGGACAAGCAGGTGCGTCTGCAGCCTGAATGTAAGAGAAGATTACAGGACCGCATCGACATGTGGAGCTATGCAGCGCAG GTGGCACCAGCTGAAGGTTTCTCAGACCTCGCTGCTCAAGTCATGACGTCACCTTCGAAGAACTACATCCTGCTCATGATTGCGCTGGCCGTGTCCATCCTGTTCCTCGTGGGGCTGCTGTGTGGCCGCATCACCAAACGTGTGACCAGAGAGCTGAAAGACAGGTAG